A region of Heteronotia binoei isolate CCM8104 ecotype False Entrance Well chromosome 2, APGP_CSIRO_Hbin_v1, whole genome shotgun sequence DNA encodes the following proteins:
- the LOC132567381 gene encoding vomeronasal type-2 receptor 26-like, with protein MSMTGKSYNVYNAAYSVAHALHAMYTFASRRAMIRNGKRLLDVQPWQKLPSSRCVESCLPGYSRKVLEEKPPCCYECKLCPEGMISDHTDADRCVPCSEDQYPNKNKDQCISKNISFLSYREILGVVLASLALLLSLITTLVLTTFITYRDTPIVKANNRELTYVLLSSLLLCFLSSFLFIGRPTRVTCLLRQIAFTVNFCVVLSSILAKTIMVVVAFLATQPGNRARELLGRQGVNSIVLACPLLQVFISAIWLGTSPPFPNLDFHSLAKEIIVECNEGSVIMFYTALGYMGFLALVSFVVAFLARKLPGSFNEAKFITFSMLVFCSVWISFMPTYLSTKGKAMVAVEVFSILASGAGLLGCIFLPKCYIIFLRPDLNSRDHLLRNKKYRNLHF; from the exons ATGAGTATGACTGGGAAAAGCTATAATGTTTATAATGCTGCCTATTCCGTGGCACACGCCTTACATGCCATGTATACTTTTGCATCAAGACGTGCAATGATAAGGAATGGCAAGAGGCTTCTGGATGTTCAGCCATGGCAG AAGCTGCCCTCTTCCAGGTGTGTGGAGAGCTGCCTGCCAGGGTACAGCAGAAAAGTTCTAGAAGAAAAGCCGCCTTGCTGTTATGAATGTAAACTTTGTCCTGAAGGGATGATTTCTGACCATACAG ATGCTGACCGTTGTGTCCCATGTTCAGAAGATCAATATCCAAACAAGAACAAAGACCAATGTATCTCCAAGAACATAAGCTTTCTTTCCTATcgagagattttgggggtggttttggcttctcttgctcttttgctgTCTCTGATCACAACCCTAGTTCTGACAACTTTCATTACATATCGAGACACACCAATCGTCAAAGCTAACAACAGAGAACTCACCTATGTCCTCCTCAGCTCCCTCCTGCTCtgcttcctctcctccttcctcttcattGGTCGACCTACAAGGGTCACCTGCCTTCTGAGACAAATTGCATTTACTGTAAACTTCTGTGTTGTTCTTTCCTCGATCTTGGCCAAAACGATCATGGTAGTTGTGGCCTTCTTGGCCACTCAGCCAGGAAACAGGGCCAGGGAACTGTTGGGGAGACAAGGAGTGAACTCCATTGTCCTGGCATGTCCCCTCCTCCAAGTTTTTATCTCTGCCATTTGGCTAGGAACCTCTCCCCCATTCCCCAACTTGGACTTCCATTCCTTGGCCAAGGAGATCATAGTGGAATGTAATGAGGGGTCCGTCATCATGTTTTACACAGCCCTGGGATACATGGGATTTCTGGCCCTGGTCAGCTTTGTGGTGGCTTTCCTAGCCAGGAAACTCCCCGGCAGCTTTAACGAAGCCAAGTTTATCACCTTCAGTATGCTGGTCTTTTGCAGCGTGTGGATCTCCTTCATGCCCACCTACCTGAGCACGAAAGGGAAGGCTATGGTGGCCGTGGAggtcttctccatcttggcctcTGGTGCTGGTCTCCTGGGCTGCATCTTCCttcccaaatgctacattatttTCCTGAGGCCTGATCTCAACAGCAGAGATCACCTCCTAAGGAACAAGAAATACAGGAACCTACATTTCTGA